The Arachis hypogaea cultivar Tifrunner chromosome 14, arahy.Tifrunner.gnm2.J5K5, whole genome shotgun sequence genome has a segment encoding these proteins:
- the LOC112742974 gene encoding uncharacterized protein, whose product MEGEVVSVRRCDELRKFPFSQKGLREKGEDSREGERRERGELSVPPDRFQPAPPLRHVLPSSLPRRSSSCRRVPCHHSRGHRVSPSLVGVEERHDREAASRSRHRRNHRHRTPAAPSPSNEAKRKKVTSLPLLEGSSTILAAGACRRKRGDDDGGSYHRCSASPNGARKPLLQPLEDIPTVAIPSPLQFGFRLWFVYAESCSSKCRSCCRCFVSMFLLYSRSSSGCCVSRLEFRLLLRIVDKAEVAAAAVAGRGKRG is encoded by the exons ATGGAAGGTGAAGTGGTAAGTGTACGACGTTGTGACGAGTTGAGAAAATTTCCTTTCTCGCAGAAGG GGTTGCGAGAGAAGGGGGAGGATTCGAGAGAGGGAGAACGCCGGGAAAGGGGGGAGCTGTCCGTGCCGCCAGACCGCTTCCAACCCGCGCCGCCACTGCGCCATGTCCTGCCGTCAAGCTTGCCTCGTCGTTCGTCCTCGTGCCGCCGTGTTCCTTGCCACCATAGTCGAGGCCACCGCGTGTCGCCATCGCTTGTGGGAGTCGAAGAGAGACACGATCGAGAAGCTGCATCTCGTAGCCGCCATCGAAGAAATCACCGCCACCGAACCCCAGCCGCACCGTCACCGTCAAACGAGgcaaagaggaagaaagtaacgTCGTTGCCGTTACTGGAAGGGAGCTCGACCATCCTTGCCGCAGGAGCTTGTCGCCGGAAGAGAGGAGATGACGACGGTGGAAGTTACCACCGCTGTTCTGCCTCACCGAACGGCGCTAGAAAACCGCTGCTGCAGCCGCTGGAGGACATCCCTACAGTTGCCATACCTAGCCCACTCCAGTTTGGGTTCCGACTGTGGTTCGTTTATGCTGAGTCTTGTTCTTCTAAGTGTCGGAGCTGCTGCCGTTGCTTCGTCTCCATGTTTCTCCTTTATTCCA GATCGAGTTCCGGTTGTTGCGTGTCGCGCTTAGAGTTCCGGTTGCTGCTACGGATAGTGGATAAAGCTGAGGTTGCGGCTGCCGCTGTCGCTGGCCGTGGGAAAAGAGGTTGA